In Excalfactoria chinensis isolate bCotChi1 chromosome 5, bCotChi1.hap2, whole genome shotgun sequence, a single genomic region encodes these proteins:
- the ZNF839 gene encoding zinc finger protein 839 isoform X4 yields the protein MKETERPVPSSAPVQSKTVMLSQSVGRNSSVPGLGIINPQIIKIQPVTGPERQQQLFLHSSSESPIQLLMQKPLPSHGSVPVNKIPTSKVLNGQKTARATVSPARSSNTAASSTNALMPCLEKKQKDDKLKKSLKVKTRSGRISRPPKYKAKDYKFIKMEDLADGHQSDSDDYSELSVEDDEEGKVKGKDALFNCSNYNLKPKMFKCQTCEKSYIGKGGLARHYKLNPGHGQLESVPQKTPLNKPNGSMFVDNLCGIGEEITSPVHLNSIAATLNNENALPTTLEETAGSLVEQTSKSAESRNLLAEQQNESSSGHRGPITAKGPGRPRRTKSRGRPRMRGRSRCSGRLSRPGQSPSKSLSSVSTERSVFRRKARLKELIQQCDNEDLMELALPRLTELVTVYEFLLMKVEKGCPAKACFPDVYREFEELHNMVKKMAYDYLSNSDFLSCQQHIEIKDAKVAESLGITEITAGQQKMQGVDSCSQHVIKMVSEQAPVETLGQKRLAESSGEELLPSAKRTKLEDVMENVNNAYSSQDEVKEKSGNLCTLFEKDGLNPLNREILLSEDRRVTCCTAGSILPAEEECNLLVDSEVRIDAENSGTFSQTVELRIEYSQPVDGQGPAISADTSLLHTEIVLPVEAGSSPELAEAHLVSQNTAGGLSAPEPCNSVSEHAVGIQSTNLAMSEENGLNQKCQTPQEENQNFAVKGQSEQCHDAGVAEMQEMEKAFSTHVPINHPRGAQAELHQNPVQEASLSAGVNHDCAYNNVNEFSCGTEEQHELENAVTDQTVAFEITDESHDFFTQGHEQIFIQTSDGLILSHPDAAVLSQAEGIVIVTDSDGTTMHIRTPDGIPLETVEALLAMEADGQSEDVLLSQSELEP from the exons atgaaggaaacagaaaggcCGGTGCCATCCTCGGCACCAGTCCAGTCCAAAACTGTAATGCTGAGTCAGTCGGTTGGTAGAAATTCGAGCGTGCCAGGACTCGGCATTATTAATCCCCAGATAATTAAGATACAGCCTGTTACAGGACCTgagcggcagcagcagcttttcctgcATAGTTCTTCTGAGTCTCCAATTCAGTTGCTTATGCAGAAACCTTTGCCATCTCATGGATCGGTGCCTGTGAACAAGATTCCCACAAGTAAGGTGCTAAACGGACAGAAAACTGCGCGTGCCACAGTATCACCTGCGAGGTCTTCAAATACTGCAGCCAGCTCAACAAACGCTCTGATGCCATGccttgaaaagaaacaaaaagacgACAAGCTAAAAAAGTCTTTGAAAGTGAAAACTCGTTCTGGACGGATTTCACGCCCTCCGAAGTACAAGGCTAAAGAttataaattcattaaaatggAGGATTTGGCTGACGGTCATCAGTCTGATTCTGATGACTACTCTGAGCTGAGCGTAGAAGATGATGAAGAAGGAAAGGTGAAGGGAAAGGATGCGTTGTTCAATTGTTCAAATTATAATCTGAAACCCAAAATGTTCAAGTGTCAGACTTGTGAAAAATCCTACATAGGAAAAGGAGGATTAGCAAGACACTATAAACTTAATCCCGGTCATGGACAGCTGGAGTCTGTACCTCAAAAAACACCCTTAAATAAACCTAATGGAAGTATGTTTGTGGACAATCTCTGTGGAATAGGAGAGGAAATTACGAGTCCGGTGCATCTGAATTCAATTGCTGCCACTTTAAACAATGAAAATGCACTACCTACCACTTTGGAAGAAACTGCCGGCTCACTGGTTGAACAG aCTAGTAagtctgcagaaagcagaaacctGTTGGCAGAACAACAGAACGAAAGCAGTTCAGGACACCGGGGGCCCATAACAGCAAAAGGACCTGGAAGACCCAGACGAACAAAGAGCCGCGGTCGACCAAGGATGAGAGGAAGATCCAGGTGTTCTGGAAGGCTTAGCAGACCTGGTCAGTCCCCTTCAAAGTCCCTTAGTAGTGTGTCAACAGAACGCAGtgtattcagaagaaaagctagGTTAAAAGAG CTAATACAACAATGTGATAATGAAGACTTGATGGAGCTGGCTCTCCCACGTCTTACAGAGCTTGTTACAGTGTATGAATTCCTGTTGATGAAG GTTGAAAAAGGTTGTCCAGCCAAAGCTTGCTTCCCTGATGTGTATAGAGAATTTGAAGAGTTGCATAATATGGTAAAGAAAATGGCTTATGATTACCTCAGTAATTCTGATTttctgagctgccagcagcataTTGAAATAAAAGATGCTAAG GTTGCTGAATCGCTTGGAATTACAGAAATAACGGCTGGCCAACAAAAGATGCAAGGTGTAGACTCTTGTTCACAGCACGTAATTAAAATGGTTAGTGAGCAAGCGCCTGTGGAGACACTGGGACAAAAACGGTTAGCTGAG AGCTCAGGGGAGGAACTGTTGCCATCAGCCAAAAGGACCAAGTTAGAAGACGTAATGGAGAATGTGAATAATGCTTATTCCAGTCAagatgaagtgaaagaaaagagtgGAAATTTATGTACACTCTTTGAAAAAGATG GTCTTAATCCATTAAACAGAGAAATCCTGCTTTCAGAAGACAGACGTGTCACTTgctgcacagctggaagcaTATTACCTGCAGAGGAGGAATGTAATTTACTTGTTGATTCAGAAGTTAGAATCGACGCTGAAAATTCAGGTACCTTCTCTCAGACTGTGGAACTGAGGATAGAGTATTCCCAACCTGTGGACGGGCAGGGACCAGCTATTTCAGCTGACACATCTTTGCTACACACTGAAATTGTATTGCCTGTAGAAGCAGGTAGTTCACCAGAATTAGCTGAAGCACACTTGGTGAGTCAAAACACAGCAGGTGGACTTTCAGCTCCTGAACCCTGCAACTCTGTGTCAGAACATGCAGTGGGCATTCAGAGCACTAACTTGGCAATGAGTGAAGAAAATGGTCTCAATCAAAAATGCCAGACACCACAAGAAGAGAACCAGAATTTTGCTGTGAAAGGACAATCTGAACAATGTCATGATGCTGGTGTGGCTGAGAtgcaggaaatggaaaaagctttttcaacACATGTGCCAATAAACCATCCACGCGGTGCTCAGGCTGAGTTGCACCAGAATCCTGTCCAGGAAGCCTCCCTGTCTGCTGGTGTGAACCATGACTGCGCTTATAATAATGTGAATGAATTTTCTTGTGGGACAGAGGAACAACACGAGCTGGAAAATGCAGTTACTGACCAAACTGTAGCTTTTGAGATTACTGATGAGAGCCATGACTTTTTTACTCAGGGACACGAACAGATTTTTATTCAGACTTCTGATGGGCTTATTTTGTCTCATCctgatgctgctgttttgtctCAGGCAGAAGGTATTGTTATTGTAACTGATTCTGACGGTACTACAATGCACATTCGCACACCTGATGGGATACCTTTGGAAACTGTGGAAGCACTACTGGCAATGGAAGCAGATGGCCAAAGCGAAGATGTTCTGCTCTCACAAAGTGAATTGGAGCCATAA